A single region of the Vicia villosa cultivar HV-30 ecotype Madison, WI linkage group LG4, Vvil1.0, whole genome shotgun sequence genome encodes:
- the LOC131597537 gene encoding uncharacterized protein LOC131597537: protein MEGQGLGMDISDLGLVPGVRVPPKFKVPDFEKYKGNTCPKTHVRAYYRKMHVYSEDEGLLMHFFLDSLTGASLEWYMRLERANIRSWRDLVEAYIKQYQYNVYMAPNHTQLQNLAQKSNESFKEYAQKWRELAARVQPPMLEREIMDMFTNTLEGQYYSACSASSSFADLVMIGEHIESGIKAGRIQNPSAASSSSGAGGKKPYNGFSKKREGETSSAYYGKGKIQAYQQVDIVTILNAPLQRQQQQQRYPPRQYQQKPRPPRNFDPMPMTYAQLFAYLLHLELVQLRTMGPPPAKLPPNYDANAQCEFHSGAAGHDIKHYIGFMHKVQGLLDSKAIEFTPTQGPNVVQNPMPPHGAHAANAIEVVEDARLVKDVIELGSLLPLLKEELLRMGLYYSYGEFCTDCMAISSVCDKVKNGVQQLIDSGYL, encoded by the coding sequence ATGGAAGGCCAAGGACTAGGGATGGATATCAGTGACTTGGGTTTAGTTCCTGGCGTCCGTGTGCCACCGAAGTTCAAAGTAcctgacttcgagaaatacaagggGAATACTTGTCCTAAGACACATGTCCGAGCTTACTATCGCAAAATGCATGTGTATTCCGAGGACGAAGGACTGTTGATGCACTTCTTCCTGGATAGCCTGACTGGGGCATCCCTGGAGTGGTACATGAGATTGGAAAGAGCTAATATCCGAAGTTGGAGAGACCTAGTTGAGGCCTACATAAAGCAGTATCAGTATAATGTGTACATGGCACCAAATCACACTCAGTTACAGAATCTAGCTCAGAAATCTAAtgaatccttcaaagaatatgcgcAGAAATGGCGTGAGTTGGCGGCTAGAGTCCAACCACCCATGCTGGAAAGAGAGATCATGGACATGTTCACCAACACTCTGGAGGGCCAATATTACTCTGCTTGTTCAGCATCCTCGAGCTTCGCCGATTTGGTTATGATCGGTGAACATATTGAAAGTGGAATTAAGGCTGGTAGAATACAAAATCCAAGTGCTGCTAGTTCTTCCTCAGGGGCAGGGGGAAAGAAGCCATACAATGGATTCTCCAAGAAAAGAGAGGGTGAGACAAGTTCTGCTTACTATGGAAAAGGAAAAATCCAGGCTTATCAACAAGTAGACATTGTGACTATACTGAATGCTCCTCTTCAACGTCAGCAACAACAACAGAGGTATCCTCCTCGTCAGTATCAGCAAAAGCCGAGACCACCAAGAAATTTCGACCCGATGCCTATGACGTATGCACAACTATTTGCTTATCTTTTGCATCTTGAGTTGGTGCAGCTTCGTACCATGGGTCCTCCACCTGCTAAGCTCCCTCCTAACTATGATGCGAACGCTCAGTGTGAGTTTCATTCTGGGGCTGCTGGCCACGATATTAAACATTACATAGGATTCATGCATAAAGTACAAGGACTTCTCGACTCTAAGGCCATCGAGTTTACTCCCACTCAAGGACCTAATGTTGTTCAGAATCCTATGCCTCCCCATGGAGCTCATGCGGCAAATGCCATTGAGGTTGTTGAAGATGCTCGCTTGGTCAAGGATGTGATCGAATTGGGCTCTCTATTGCCATTATTGAAGGAGGAATTATTGAGGATGGGTCTATACTATAGTTATGGAGAATTCTGTACTGATTGCATGGCCATTTCCTCAGTCTGTGATAAGGTGAAAAATGGGGTTCAACAGTTGATAGATAGTGGGTATCTATAG